The following coding sequences lie in one Flavobacterium sediminis genomic window:
- a CDS encoding site-specific integrase yields the protein MGNVIFSLKSPVDEKKENLVLLIFRYDGKKLVYSTGQKILKKHWDFENKCAEGKSKFPQSAEFNYYLKTLRNKTEEIYRNSLIESKPLSISEFKKALDISLNKVKQKETPTLLNFIDEFIQKRELAGKPKGSIQVYKKTLKHLKDYSKKYGKLNYEDIDIDFLDKFQNFLYSPPRSLSVNYSLKLIQNLKLFLNEASEYGYNINTAYKSRKFTIKKEDITHIYLTIEELEKMYNEDLSENPKLERVRDSFIVGCFTGLRFSDFSNLQPQHFKTIDGVEVVEIVTQKTKQKVVIPVHPKVRAILNKYNGVMPRQITNQKINEYLKELGKKVKIDEDILIVKTKGDKEQRKFLKNMI from the coding sequence ATGGGTAATGTTATATTTAGTTTAAAGTCCCCTGTAGATGAGAAAAAAGAAAATTTAGTTCTACTAATCTTTAGATACGATGGTAAGAAACTTGTTTATTCAACAGGTCAAAAAATTTTAAAAAAGCATTGGGATTTTGAAAACAAATGTGCTGAAGGAAAATCTAAATTTCCTCAAAGTGCCGAATTTAATTATTACTTAAAAACGTTAAGAAATAAAACAGAGGAAATCTATAGAAATTCATTAATTGAAAGTAAACCACTTTCTATTTCTGAATTTAAAAAAGCTTTAGATATTTCACTTAATAAAGTAAAACAAAAAGAAACTCCAACTCTTTTAAATTTTATTGATGAATTTATTCAAAAAAGAGAATTAGCAGGAAAACCGAAAGGCTCAATTCAAGTATATAAAAAGACTTTAAAGCACCTTAAAGATTACAGTAAGAAATATGGTAAATTAAACTACGAAGATATAGACATTGATTTTTTGGATAAATTTCAAAACTTTTTATATTCTCCGCCACGTTCGCTTTCAGTAAATTATTCATTGAAATTAATCCAAAATTTGAAATTATTTTTAAATGAAGCCTCTGAATATGGTTACAATATTAATACAGCTTACAAAAGCAGAAAATTTACTATCAAAAAAGAAGATATAACTCATATCTATTTAACTATTGAAGAGCTTGAAAAAATGTATAATGAAGATTTGAGCGAAAATCCAAAATTAGAGAGAGTTAGAGATAGTTTTATTGTAGGTTGTTTTACAGGTTTGAGATTTTCAGATTTTAGTAACTTACAACCTCAACATTTTAAAACGATTGATGGTGTTGAAGTCGTGGAAATAGTAACACAAAAGACAAAGCAAAAGGTAGTAATACCAGTGCATCCAAAAGTAAGAGCTATTTTAAATAAATATAATGGTGTAATGCCAAGACAAATAACAAATCAAAAGATTAATGAGTATCTTAAAGAGTTGGGTAAAAAAGTAAAGATTGATGAAGATATTTTAATAGTAAAAACCAAAGGGGACAAAGAACAGAGGAAATTTTTAAAAAATATGATTTAA
- a CDS encoding helix-turn-helix domain-containing protein translates to MSFYLEGITPQELKELFREAVKEEIEAVIKQQKEKSSNYTNELLTREETAKLLSVSLPTLHNWCLQGIIPSYRFNTRIRFKREDIEKLLENPRGIKHNRNK, encoded by the coding sequence ATGTCGTTTTATCTTGAAGGAATTACTCCGCAGGAACTAAAAGAACTCTTTAGAGAGGCTGTGAAGGAAGAGATAGAAGCTGTTATAAAACAGCAAAAGGAAAAATCTTCTAACTATACAAATGAATTATTAACTCGAGAAGAGACAGCAAAACTTCTCTCGGTTAGTTTACCCACTTTACACAATTGGTGCCTACAAGGTATCATTCCGAGTTACAGATTTAATACTAGGATTCGATTTAAAAGAGAGGACATAGAGAAACTCTTAGAGAATCCAAGAGGAATCAAACACAACAGAAATAAGTAA
- a CDS encoding DUF3703 domain-containing protein yields MKVNTNMPTKLKPFYNAELELAKNNFKENNLQKSWFHLERAHIIGQKYPYEHTFVHWKMLQFGFKIKNAKEIFGQIPRLLVGGVKSFVGHIPVGNTGGANVPPLRAMEIPEDIQKILNVNT; encoded by the coding sequence ATGAAAGTAAATACCAATATGCCTACAAAATTGAAACCTTTTTATAATGCTGAACTAGAATTAGCAAAAAATAATTTTAAGGAAAATAATTTACAAAAGTCTTGGTTTCATTTAGAAAGAGCACACATAATCGGACAAAAATATCCGTATGAACATACATTTGTCCATTGGAAAATGTTACAGTTTGGATTTAAAATTAAAAATGCCAAAGAAATTTTTGGTCAAATACCAAGATTACTAGTAGGTGGTGTAAAATCATTTGTGGGTCACATTCCTGTCGGAAATACAGGTGGTGCAAATGTTCCACCATTAAGAGCAATGGAAATTCCTGAAGACATTCAAAAAATATTAAATGTAAACACTTAG
- a CDS encoding site-specific integrase, producing the protein MNTAVAILFYIKRAKVNNLGVCPIYTRVTVNAKRFEFSTNKYINPDKWSSEGSKVKGTNEEARTINSHLDYLKNQVLEAEKKLFKKDISITSENLKNELFGFSETKRMLVPIFQDHNNKIKELVGKEYAPGTLERYTTSLKHTIEFMQWKYNVSDIDITKIDHAFITDYEFWLRSVRNCANNTAVKYIKNFNKIIKICLANDWLDKNPFANYKSKVKEVERVYLNEDEIQTIIEKDFKTERLSLVRDIFLFSCFTGLAYIDVKNLTKSHISYGIDGEQWIFTHRQKTESASKIPILPVTQIIIDKYENHPQCLNEDKLLPILSNQKMNAYLKEIAGVCEIEKELTFHIARHTFATTVTLTNGVPIESVSKMLGHKNLRTTQHYAKVLDRKVSEDMKILKDKFSSSFKLNSKEA; encoded by the coding sequence ATGAACACAGCAGTAGCAATTCTCTTCTACATCAAGAGAGCAAAAGTTAACAATTTAGGAGTTTGTCCAATCTACACCAGAGTAACGGTCAATGCTAAACGATTTGAGTTTAGTACCAACAAATACATTAATCCCGATAAATGGTCCTCAGAAGGTAGCAAAGTAAAAGGCACTAATGAAGAAGCTAGAACAATCAATAGTCATCTTGATTATCTAAAAAATCAAGTTTTAGAAGCAGAGAAGAAACTATTCAAAAAAGACATTAGTATAACTTCAGAGAATTTAAAAAATGAATTATTTGGTTTTTCCGAAACCAAGCGTATGCTCGTTCCCATCTTCCAAGACCATAACAACAAAATAAAAGAATTGGTTGGAAAAGAATACGCTCCAGGAACACTGGAACGCTACACTACTTCATTGAAACATACTATCGAGTTCATGCAATGGAAATACAACGTTTCTGATATCGATATTACAAAGATAGATCATGCCTTTATAACCGATTATGAATTTTGGTTACGAAGCGTAAGAAACTGCGCTAATAATACAGCGGTGAAATACATCAAAAACTTCAATAAAATTATCAAGATATGTTTGGCCAATGATTGGTTGGATAAAAATCCATTTGCAAACTACAAATCCAAAGTCAAAGAAGTAGAACGTGTGTACCTCAACGAAGACGAGATTCAAACTATAATAGAAAAAGACTTTAAAACAGAGCGATTATCTTTAGTTCGCGATATTTTCCTTTTCAGCTGCTTTACAGGTTTAGCCTATATAGATGTCAAAAACTTAACGAAGTCGCATATAAGCTACGGTATTGATGGCGAGCAATGGATTTTTACTCACAGACAAAAAACAGAATCAGCTTCAAAAATTCCAATACTTCCGGTGACACAAATTATTATCGATAAATATGAAAATCATCCACAATGTTTAAATGAAGATAAACTACTCCCTATCCTGTCCAACCAAAAAATGAATGCCTATCTAAAAGAAATAGCCGGTGTTTGTGAAATCGAAAAAGAACTAACCTTTCACATTGCCCGACATACATTTGCAACTACAGTAACGCTTACAAATGGTGTTCCTATTGAAAGCGTAAGTAAAATGCTGGGGCATAAAAATTTGAGAACTACTCAACATTACGCTAAAGTATTGGATAGAAAAGTAAGTGAGGATATGAAAATTTTGAAAGATAAATTTAGTTCTAGTTTTAAGTTGAATAGTAAAGAAGCATAA
- a CDS encoding efflux RND transporter periplasmic adaptor subunit, translating to MINISLKPNYKIGSIFKIFLLSSFLLILNSCGEKKTEEEHEEEKSETEVALTTAQFETVGIEIGSIEMKNLNTIIKANGYTTVPPQNRADVSTLIGGVVKDIFVLEGTYVAKGKTLATLQNLQVAEIQEDYNAAVANIEYLQLEYNRQKTLSEEDVNPRKVFQEVKAKLATERARAQAAKNKLQALNVSLSGNSSIIPIIAPISGYVGKIGITKGAFADTGITLFEVIDNKQMHLDLNVFEKDMSKISIGQEVDFVLTNQSNKVIKGKIFGINKSFSNESKSVAVHAKINENDTKDLISGMYVAANINITNQMVQALPKDAIVRNGDKYYIYMQEEHTEETPKAKKEAHVHKEGEAHNHDEEASGEEEGHDEIHFKAIEVIPGTTDLGYTEVKFVEPIPANAKIVVKGAFYLLAASKGGGEHVH from the coding sequence ATGATCAATATATCTTTAAAACCAAATTATAAAATAGGTTCAATTTTTAAAATATTTCTTCTTTCTTCTTTCCTTTTGATTCTAAACTCATGTGGAGAAAAGAAAACAGAAGAAGAGCATGAAGAAGAAAAATCGGAAACAGAAGTTGCATTAACAACAGCTCAATTCGAAACCGTGGGCATTGAAATTGGTAGTATTGAAATGAAAAACCTCAATACAATCATCAAAGCCAATGGTTACACAACTGTTCCACCTCAAAACCGAGCAGATGTTTCAACCTTAATTGGTGGAGTGGTAAAAGACATCTTTGTATTAGAAGGTACTTATGTAGCAAAAGGAAAAACTTTGGCTACACTTCAAAACCTTCAAGTGGCAGAAATACAAGAAGATTACAATGCTGCTGTAGCAAATATTGAATATTTACAATTAGAATACAATCGTCAAAAAACTTTGAGTGAAGAAGATGTAAATCCTCGCAAAGTATTTCAAGAAGTAAAAGCTAAATTGGCAACTGAAAGAGCAAGAGCACAAGCAGCCAAAAACAAATTACAAGCATTAAATGTAAGTCTATCAGGGAACTCTTCTATCATTCCTATCATTGCTCCTATAAGTGGTTATGTGGGTAAAATAGGCATTACAAAAGGAGCTTTTGCAGACACAGGAATTACTCTTTTTGAAGTAATTGACAACAAACAAATGCACCTCGATTTGAACGTTTTTGAAAAAGACATGAGTAAAATTTCTATTGGTCAAGAAGTTGATTTCGTACTAACCAATCAATCGAATAAAGTCATTAAAGGAAAAATATTTGGTATTAACAAATCCTTTTCAAACGAAAGTAAATCGGTTGCAGTACATGCCAAGATTAATGAAAATGACACAAAAGATTTAATTTCTGGAATGTATGTGGCAGCTAATATTAACATTACAAATCAAATGGTTCAAGCATTACCTAAAGACGCAATTGTAAGAAACGGAGATAAATATTATATTTATATGCAAGAAGAACATACAGAAGAAACTCCAAAAGCAAAAAAAGAAGCACACGTTCATAAAGAAGGAGAAGCACATAATCATGACGAAGAAGCTTCTGGAGAAGAGGAAGGACATGATGAAATTCATTTTAAAGCCATTGAAGTGATACCAGGAACAACTGATTTAGGGTACACGGAGGTAAAATTTGTTGAACCCATTCCAGCCAATGCGAAAATTGTAGTCAAAGGAGCATTCTATTTATTAGCAGCTTCAAAAGGTGGTGGAGAACACGTTCATTAA
- a CDS encoding DUF6660 family protein, whose amino-acid sequence MKFLNYILSLYLVVLSCLPCADVEATSFTHTSSKIDTNHENHSHDKENDACSPFCVCNCCRQSVLSYVPTIVFNFHTPTVEIQTLNSIYKSNLYSNFFGSIWQPPQIV is encoded by the coding sequence GTGAAATTTTTAAACTACATATTATCTCTGTATTTAGTAGTACTTTCATGTTTGCCATGTGCAGATGTGGAAGCAACTAGTTTTACGCACACTTCTAGTAAAATAGACACAAACCACGAAAATCATTCACACGATAAGGAAAATGACGCTTGTTCTCCTTTTTGTGTTTGTAATTGTTGCAGACAAAGTGTTTTATCTTATGTTCCTACAATAGTTTTTAATTTTCATACTCCAACAGTAGAAATTCAAACGCTAAACTCCATTTACAAATCTAATTTGTATTCCAATTTCTTTGGGAGTATTTGGCAACCACCTCAAATAGTATAA
- a CDS encoding DUF6150 family protein: MRPKLLFLFMFLLLGFKSYSQKVFYTDNPKEANYKIIITENEYDANWIVLKTKWIRNVKKGVWFEVKYKNEADLIVYIVNEKYLSDKVVFFTEYESKIKY; encoded by the coding sequence ATGAGACCTAAACTGTTATTTTTATTTATGTTTCTGTTATTAGGGTTTAAATCATATTCTCAAAAAGTTTTTTATACAGATAATCCAAAAGAGGCAAATTATAAAATTATTATTACTGAAAATGAATATGATGCAAACTGGATTGTATTAAAAACGAAATGGATTAGAAATGTAAAAAAAGGAGTTTGGTTTGAAGTAAAATATAAAAACGAAGCAGATTTAATCGTTTATATAGTAAATGAAAAATATCTTTCCGATAAGGTTGTATTTTTTACGGAGTATGAGAGTAAAATAAAATATTAA
- a CDS encoding CusA/CzcA family heavy metal efflux RND transporter, whose product MLDKIIQFSIKNKFVILLFTLVLVAWGSYSIKQLPLDALPDVTNNQVQIITNAPTLASQEIEQLITYPLEQSLKTIPKVIELRSISRFGLSVVTVVFKDDVDIYWARNQIFQRISQAKENIPAYAGSPEMAPISTGLGEIFQYDVYAKKGYEDKYDAIKLRTIQDWIIIPQLQGIEGVAEVATWGGKLKQFEIAVKPNTLKSLDVTITEIFEALEKNNQNTGGAYIEKDQMTYFIRGVGMATGSKDLENVVVKNRNGTPVLIRDVASVKEGYAMRYGAATKDGKGEIVCGMALMLKGENSKAVVDRVKERMVQINKTLPEGVVAEAFIDRGKLVENAIGTISKNLLEGALIVIFVLILFLGNLRAGLIVASVIPLSMLFAVILMNQFGVSGNLMSLGAIDFGIIVDGAVIIVEATMHHLQKLKRKKNLTQLEMDVEVYQSASKIRNSAAFGEIIILIVYLPILALVGTEGKMFKPMAMTVGFAVIGAFILSLTYVPMMSAMFLSKKTEHTENFSDKLIAWLEKIYTPFLDKALQIKKAVLGIAIGLFVMALLVFQNMGGEFIPTIEEGDLAINVTIMTGSSLTQTIETSTKCQKILKAKFPEIKTIVTKIGSGEIPTDPMPIESGDFIIVLKDKSEWSSAENWEDLANLMKEEIEVIPGANIEVSQPIQMRFNELMTGSRSDIAIKIFGDDLEVLDEKAKELISKVNNIQGVGDLKPDKVTGLPQITIKYDYDKIALYGLNITDVNKIIRSSFAGESAGKIYEESKRFDVVVRMNAENRSDISDVSNLFIPLPSGQQVPLYQVASVEYEQGPVQVSRENGKRRITIGLNVRGRDVKSVVEEIQQKLETNFELPAGYYITYGGQFENLVEANKRLSVALPIALGLIMVLLFFTFNSMKQALLIFTAIPLSAIGGVFALWMRGMPFSISAGIGFIALFGIAVLNGIVLISYFNQLKSEGIKDPLQRVLIGTKTRLRPVLMTAAVASLGFLPMALSTSGGAEVQKPLATVVIGGLFSATLLTLIVLPILYLLFEKGFKKRKKISNPIITIIILFISTFSFAQNGKPISLQQAIEMAKANNMDLKIADKEIEKQTVLKKTAFQAEPLQIEYMGGQYNSSDYDNNVSIQQYFPVGGSTKANRQLQEELAKLAEKQKALSEYEIEKAVTLAYYQYLYGISIQKLNDELYDVYSKFLKNAELRFKTGESGNIEVISAKAKVKEIETLKEQMLLDLVIYQKQLQYFIQTNEDILPESTTPLKYIHAAALNENKVETLVSDYYTQQATVFEKESNAFKKSRAPKLGLGYFGQTLNKESYFQGFTVGLQIPLFSGANTARAKASEISMSQSQLEFDKTKLTLKLQKEQLVNQFSKQEKAIQYFEKEGLKYAEQIITTAQKSYANGDMSYWSYISFLNQAIDIKKQNIEAVNAYNQSAIQMQFPSFNNN is encoded by the coding sequence ATGTTAGACAAAATCATACAATTCAGTATAAAGAACAAATTCGTTATACTACTTTTTACACTTGTGTTAGTAGCTTGGGGAAGCTATTCAATAAAACAATTACCACTTGACGCATTACCAGATGTTACTAATAATCAAGTGCAAATTATTACAAATGCACCTACTTTAGCCAGTCAAGAAATTGAGCAACTCATTACATATCCATTAGAGCAATCTTTAAAAACAATTCCAAAAGTTATAGAACTGCGAAGTATTTCTCGTTTTGGACTTTCTGTTGTTACTGTTGTTTTTAAAGATGATGTAGATATTTATTGGGCAAGGAATCAAATTTTTCAACGAATAAGTCAAGCCAAAGAAAATATCCCAGCTTATGCAGGTTCTCCAGAAATGGCTCCCATTTCAACTGGTTTAGGAGAAATATTTCAATACGATGTATATGCTAAAAAAGGATATGAAGATAAATACGATGCAATCAAATTAAGAACTATCCAAGATTGGATTATCATTCCACAATTACAAGGGATTGAAGGTGTTGCAGAAGTTGCTACTTGGGGTGGTAAATTAAAACAGTTTGAAATAGCTGTTAAACCAAATACTTTAAAGAGTTTAGATGTAACCATAACTGAAATTTTTGAAGCTTTAGAAAAAAACAACCAGAATACTGGGGGTGCATATATAGAAAAAGATCAAATGACCTACTTTATTCGTGGTGTAGGTATGGCAACCGGAAGTAAGGATTTAGAAAATGTTGTTGTAAAAAATAGAAACGGTACACCTGTTCTAATTCGTGATGTAGCTTCGGTTAAAGAGGGATATGCTATGAGATATGGTGCAGCTACAAAAGATGGTAAAGGAGAAATTGTTTGTGGAATGGCATTAATGTTAAAAGGTGAAAACTCAAAAGCAGTTGTAGATAGAGTTAAAGAAAGAATGGTTCAGATTAATAAAACACTTCCAGAAGGAGTTGTTGCAGAAGCTTTTATTGACAGAGGTAAATTAGTAGAGAATGCCATTGGTACAATTAGTAAGAACTTATTAGAAGGAGCATTAATTGTAATTTTTGTATTGATTTTATTTCTAGGAAACTTACGAGCAGGATTAATAGTAGCTTCAGTAATTCCATTGTCAATGCTGTTTGCGGTTATATTAATGAATCAATTTGGAGTAAGTGGAAATTTAATGAGTTTAGGGGCTATCGATTTTGGGATTATTGTTGATGGAGCAGTAATTATTGTAGAAGCAACAATGCATCATTTACAGAAACTTAAAAGGAAAAAGAATTTGACTCAATTAGAAATGGATGTTGAAGTGTACCAATCTGCTTCTAAAATTCGTAACAGTGCTGCTTTTGGAGAAATAATTATTTTAATCGTATATCTACCAATATTAGCATTAGTGGGAACAGAAGGTAAAATGTTTAAACCAATGGCTATGACTGTTGGCTTTGCTGTAATTGGTGCTTTCATCCTTTCTTTAACTTATGTGCCCATGATGAGTGCAATGTTCTTGTCTAAAAAGACAGAACATACTGAAAATTTCAGTGATAAATTGATAGCATGGTTAGAAAAAATATATACTCCGTTTTTAGACAAAGCATTACAAATAAAAAAAGCAGTATTGGGTATTGCAATCGGATTATTTGTAATGGCATTACTAGTTTTCCAAAATATGGGTGGTGAATTTATTCCAACTATTGAAGAGGGAGATTTAGCAATAAATGTTACAATTATGACAGGAAGTTCGCTTACTCAAACTATTGAAACTTCAACTAAATGTCAAAAAATTTTAAAAGCAAAATTTCCTGAAATTAAAACTATTGTAACAAAAATTGGTAGTGGAGAAATTCCTACAGATCCTATGCCTATTGAAAGTGGTGATTTTATTATTGTTTTGAAAGATAAATCAGAATGGAGTTCGGCTGAAAACTGGGAAGATCTAGCTAACTTGATGAAAGAAGAAATAGAGGTTATTCCTGGAGCAAATATTGAAGTTTCTCAACCTATTCAAATGCGTTTTAACGAATTAATGACTGGTAGTAGAAGTGATATTGCTATAAAAATTTTTGGTGATGATTTAGAAGTATTAGATGAAAAAGCAAAAGAATTAATTTCAAAAGTAAATAATATTCAAGGAGTGGGTGATTTAAAACCCGATAAAGTAACAGGGTTACCACAAATCACTATTAAATATGATTACGATAAAATTGCCTTGTATGGACTAAATATTACAGATGTAAATAAAATCATCCGATCCTCTTTTGCGGGTGAAAGTGCAGGTAAAATTTATGAAGAAAGTAAACGTTTTGATGTAGTAGTTAGAATGAATGCAGAAAATCGTAGTGATATTTCAGATGTATCTAATCTTTTTATACCATTACCAAGCGGCCAACAAGTACCACTTTATCAAGTAGCTTCTGTAGAATACGAGCAAGGACCAGTTCAGGTTTCTCGTGAAAATGGAAAGCGAAGAATAACCATAGGATTAAATGTACGTGGTCGTGATGTAAAAAGTGTTGTTGAGGAAATTCAACAAAAATTAGAAACAAATTTTGAACTTCCAGCAGGATATTATATAACTTATGGAGGTCAATTTGAAAATTTAGTAGAAGCCAATAAAAGACTTTCTGTAGCTTTACCTATTGCATTGGGATTAATTATGGTTTTGTTATTCTTTACATTCAATAGCATGAAACAAGCCTTATTAATTTTTACAGCTATACCATTGTCAGCAATTGGAGGTGTTTTTGCTTTATGGATGAGAGGAATGCCTTTTAGCATTTCTGCAGGTATTGGTTTTATTGCTTTATTCGGTATTGCGGTTTTAAATGGTATTGTTTTAATCTCCTATTTTAACCAATTAAAATCTGAAGGAATTAAAGATCCTTTACAAAGAGTTTTAATTGGTACAAAAACAAGACTTAGACCAGTTTTAATGACAGCTGCAGTTGCTTCATTAGGGTTTTTACCAATGGCATTATCAACTAGCGGTGGTGCAGAAGTGCAAAAACCATTAGCAACAGTTGTTATTGGGGGGTTATTTTCAGCAACCTTATTAACCTTAATTGTTCTTCCTATTCTTTATTTATTATTTGAGAAAGGTTTTAAAAAAAGAAAAAAAATATCTAATCCTATCATAACTATAATCATATTATTTATAAGTACTTTTTCATTTGCTCAAAATGGTAAACCTATAAGTTTACAACAAGCTATTGAAATGGCTAAAGCCAATAATATGGATTTAAAAATTGCTGATAAGGAAATTGAAAAACAAACAGTTTTGAAAAAAACTGCTTTTCAAGCAGAGCCTCTCCAAATTGAATATATGGGAGGACAATACAATAGTTCAGATTATGACAATAATGTGAGTATTCAGCAATATTTTCCTGTAGGAGGAAGTACAAAAGCAAACAGACAACTTCAGGAAGAACTGGCAAAGTTGGCAGAAAAGCAAAAAGCATTATCAGAATATGAAATTGAAAAAGCTGTAACTTTAGCTTATTATCAATATCTGTATGGAATTTCAATTCAAAAGCTAAATGACGAATTATATGATGTGTATTCAAAATTTCTAAAAAATGCAGAACTTCGTTTTAAAACAGGTGAAAGCGGAAACATAGAAGTAATTAGTGCAAAAGCTAAAGTAAAGGAAATAGAAACCTTAAAAGAACAAATGCTTCTTGATTTAGTAATCTACCAAAAACAGTTACAGTATTTTATACAGACAAATGAAGATATACTTCCAGAGAGTACAACTCCTTTAAAATATATACATGCAGCTGCTTTAAATGAAAATAAGGTAGAAACATTAGTAAGTGATTATTATACCCAACAAGCAACGGTTTTTGAAAAAGAATCAAATGCTTTTAAGAAATCTAGAGCACCAAAATTAGGCTTGGGTTACTTTGGTCAAACATTAAACAAAGAATCTTATTTTCAAGGATTTACTGTTGGTTTGCAAATTCCTTTGTTTAGCGGTGCAAATACAGCTCGTGCTAAAGCTTCTGAAATAAGTATGTCGCAATCGCAATTAGAATTTGATAAAACAAAATTAACTTTAAAACTGCAAAAAGAACAATTAGTAAACCAATTTTCTAAACAAGAAAAAGCAATTCAATATTTTGAAAAAGAAGGGTTAAAATATGCAGAACAGATAATCACTACTGCTCAAAAAAGTTATGCCAATGGCGATATGAGTTACTGGTCTTACATCAGTTTCTTAAATCAAGCCATTGATATTAAAAAGCAAAATATCGAAGCAGTAAACGCTTACAATCAAAGTGCTATTCAAATGCAATTTCCATCTTTCAATAACAATTAA